Below is a genomic region from Actinoallomurus bryophytorum.
CGTTCTCGATCCTCACGAAGGGCACGTTGATCCGCCGCGACCTGGAGCGTCTCGCCGCCGCGAGTGCCGTCACCACGGTGCATCTGGGCATGTCGATCTCGTTCATGGACGAGCGGCTGCAGCAGTCCGTCGAGCCCGGAACGGCGACCACGGCGGCGCGGCTGGCCACGTTGCGCGCCATCCGGGAGGCCGGCATGGAGGCCACGGTGTTCCTCTCGCCCATCCTGCCCATGCTCACCGACCGGCCCGAACAACTGGACGAGCTGGTCGACGCGGTCGTCTCGGCGGGCGCGACGAGCGTTCTCTACACGCCCCTCTATCTGTCCGGCGGGGTGAAGGACGTGTTCTTCGGCTGGCTGCGCGATGAGCATCCCGAGCTCATGCGGGACTACGGCGACCTCTACTCCAAGGGCTCGGAGACACCGCGGTGGTACCGCGACCGGCTGAGCGACCGGATCCGCCCGGTGATCGCCCGATACGGCCTGCCGGACCCGGACGAGGCCATCGAGGACAAGTTCGCCCTGCACGGCCGGCGTACGACGAGCGAGCCGTCACAGCCGACCCTGTTCTGACCTCCCGGACGGCATATTCCGGCCGATCATGCCCCGGACGCGCGGGCGATGGGAGGTGCGGCGACAATGACGGGGTGAGTTCGGAGGAACTGGCCGCCTTTCTGCGCGCCCGCCGGGCGGCGTTGCAGCCGCACGAGATCGGGATCGGCGCCCGGCCTCGGCGGCGCACGAGGGGGCTGCGGCGTGAGGACGTCGCCGCGCTGGCCGCCATGTCGGCCGACTACTACCGGCGCCTGGAGCAGGCGCGCGTCGCGCCGCCGTCGCCGCAGATCCTGGACGCCATCGCGCGGGCGCTGCGCCTGACCGCCGACGAATGCGACTACCTGTACCGCGTCTGCGACCGCAGACCACCCCCGCGGCCCGCTCCCAGCCAGGACGTCGCCCCTGCGCTACGTCAGCTCGTCGATGGCCTGGGGGAGTCCCCGGCCATGGTCGTGACGGCCCTGGGCGAAACCCTCGTCCAGAACCCGGCGGCCATCGCCCTGCTGGGCGACCACTCCGTCCATACCGGTGATGCGCGCAACAGCACGTACCGCTGGTTCACCGACCCGTCCTCCCGGTCGATCCATCCGCCCGAGGAACACGAGGAGGAGGGCCGCGCCCGGATCGCCGAGCTGCGCGCCCGGTCCGTCCACCTCGGTGACCCACGTGCGGACCGGCTCATCAGGACGCTGCTCTCCCAGAGTGCCGAGTTCGAGCGGCTGTGGCAGGAGCAGAGAACGGCGCTCTGCCGATCGGGCACCAAAACCCTGGTGCACCCCGTGATCGGCACGCTTGACCTGCAATGCCAGATCCTCGAGAACGACGGCTACGGGCAACTGCTCGTCGTCTTCACCGCGGCGCCCGGCAGCCGTGCGGCCGGGCAGCTGCGCGAGCTCATGGCGGCCCACGCCGGCCGAGCACACTGACGGCATGGGCCGCCCGCCCGCGCCGTAGCCGGGGCAAGGTCTGCCCCTGTTCACCGTTCCCTGGATCCGTAAGAGTCGACGCGCGAAATGACCGAGGGGACCGTTCATCCCGTGGATGGACGCGTGAATCAGGGGGACCGAAATTGACCAGCGAAACCATGCTGCCGGGTGGGGCCGGCGGGGATCCGTCGTCGTTGCGAGGGCTGGCGGGCGGGGGGATCCACCTGCCCGGCGACGATGAGTACGACCGTGCCCGTACGACGTGGGCGCTCGCAGTCGACCTGCGTCCCGCCGCGGTGGCCTTTCCGCATGACGTGCAAGAGGTCGCGGCCGTGGTCAGGGCAGCCGCGGCGGCCGGGCTCCGCGTCGCCCCGCTGGGCTCGGGCCACAACGCCCACGCGTTCGGTGACCTGAGCGGCAGCGTGCTGATGCGCATGTCCGGGATGACCGGGGTCGAGATCGACCCCGACGCCCGCCGGGCGCGAGTCCAGGCCGGCGAGCTGTGGCCGACCATCGTGGAGGAGGCCGCCAGGCACGGCCTGGCGGCCCTGCACGGATCGTCGCCGGACACCGGTGTGATCGGCTACTCGCTCGGAGGAGGTGTCAGCTGGTACGCCCGATCGCTGGGGCTGGCCGCCAACAGCGTGACCGCCGTCGAGCTGGTCACCGCGGACGGCTCGCTGGTCCGGGCCGACGCGCGGCACGAGCCGGAGCTGTTCTGGGCGGTACGCGGGGGAGGCGGCGCCAACTTCGGGGTGGTGACCGCGATCGAGTTCACGCTCCATCCGATCGAGACCGCCTACGCCGGCATGCTGGTCTGGGACCTGCGCGACGCGCACCGGGTACTCAGCCGATGGGCGCCCTGGGCGGCCGAGGCGCCCGACGCGGTGACCACGTCCTACCGGCACCTGCGGTTTCCGCCGATCCCGGAGATTCCCGAGCCGTTCCGCGGCCGCGACCTGGTCGTCATCGACGGCGCCGTACTGGCCGACGACGCGGAGGCGGAGCGGTTCCTGGCGCCGTTGCGGGAGCTGTCACCGGAGATCGACACCTTCGGCAGGGTGCCGGCCGCGTCACTGATGCGACTGCACATGGATCCGGAACAGCCCACACCGGGCGGTGGGCGCTCCTCGCTCCTCGACGAGTTCCCGCAGGCCGCCGTGGACCGGCTGGTCGAGGTCGCCGGTGCGGACTCGGGCAGCTCGCTCTTCCTGGGGGCCGAACTCCGCCAGCTCGGCGGCGCGCTCGGCCGTCCGCATCCCGGTGCGGGCGCCCTGGCGAAGCTCGATGGCCGGTACCAGCTGATCGCCGGCGGCATGATGGTCGGCGAGTCCGCCAAGCAGACCATCGCCGACTGCGAGCGGGTCGTCGACGCGATGGCGCCCTACTCACGCGGACGGCAGTACCTGAACTTCCAGGAGGAACCCGTCGACCCGTCGACCGGATTCGACACCTCGGCCTGGCAGGAGCTGCTGAGGATCCGCACGGCCGTCGACCCGGACGGGCTGTTCCAGGCCAACCACGAGATCCCGCACCGCTGAGAGGCGGGCGGACCCTCCATGCCTGGCCCGGGTACGACCCGGGCCAGGCATGTCCGTCTCACGACCGGTCAGACCTCCGTCACGCCACGAGTGAGCGCAGTGGAACGCCCGTGTCGTGCAGGGCGCGGACCATGTCCCGCAGGAACGGGTGCTCGTGGGCGGACAGCCCTCCGGGGTTCGGGATCGTGATGTACGCCGAGTCGCCGGCGACCGCGGACTTCGCGGTGTCGGTGTAACGGCCGATGACGGTCTCGGCCCGCGCCAGGTCGGCCTTGGCCACCTGGACGGTGATGGGCCGCCACTCGCCGCCGAGATCCGCGCGTACCGGGGCCTTGGCCGCCGCGGCTCGCAGGGAGTCGGCACCGGCTCCCGGAGTCGCCGGTACCGCCTTCTGGACCGGCGCGCCGGCGAGCAGCGCGTTGGCCACCAGGTGGATGCCGACCTCGTTGTAGGCGCGGAACAGCGGGTCGAAGGCGAAGAGCACCGCGCTTCCGGCGCCCGCCGGCTCGTCGACCACTGCCGCCGTGCCCTTCAGCGCGTCGGCCCCCACGGTGTAGCCGTTGGACCAGAACGTGTCGTCCGCCGGGTAGCGCAGCACGTTGGTGCCGGTCTGGGTCGGGGTCAGGATCGGGTCGGAGTTGTTGAACTGGAAGTCCTCCCGCGGGCGCCCGAGCGCCACCGGGCTGGTCGTGTCCGCGTCGACCCGGAAGTGGGAGCCGATGACCGTGTAGTCGGCCGGCGGCGCCTTCTCGGTCGTCGAGGTGAGCCCGGCCGTCCGCGCGACCCGGGTGCCCTCGCTGCGCAGCCCGACGTAGGTGCCGCCCTTCTCGACCCAGGCCTTCAGGTTGGCCAGGCCCTGGGCGGTCAGGCCGGCGTTCGAGCTGCCGCCGTCCGGCATCAGGAGGACGGTGCGCCCGGTGAACGCCGCGGTGCCGTCGTTGATGTCGGCGGTGGTCACCGGCGTCAGGTCGAGGCCCCAGCGTGACCCCAGGACGTAGCGCGCCTCGCCGTAGGACCCCGACGTGGTCGAGATGCCGGTGCCGGCGAAGAGGCCCACGTCGGGCCTGCGCAGCGCGACACCCGAGGCGGGTCGCCGGCGCCCGTCGACCGTCACGCCGAGCGGGCGGGCCAGCGTGTCCAGCGCGCCCGGGGAGATCGCCCTCGCCGGCAGGCTCACGACCCCGGTCGCCAGGTCGCGGGTGAGCGCGACGCCACGGCCGAGCAGCTTGAACGTCAGTTCGGACGCGGCCGCGGAGTCCAGCGGGTAGGCGTACGCTCCGCCGGCGGGGGCGCGGACGCCGATGCCGCCGTCGATCCGCCCGACCCGGTCGGCCTTGGGCGTGAGCCGGTCCCCGGTGTAGACGGTGTCGACGCCCGAGAGCAGCGGGTTGCTCCACGAGGAGACGTCGTAGAAGTAGGGGAAGGGTACGTAGGGATCCTCACCGATCAGGGCCTGGATCCAGTGCTTCTGCGGTTGTGCCATGGGGATCCAGTACGCCCCCGCCGGGACCTTGAGTCCCTTGGCGCTGCGACCGCCGAAGATACGGGCGTTCGGTACGGTGACCGCCTTCTTGAGCCGGTACACCTCGACGTCCATGCCGCGCAGCCGCTCGACCAGCCGGCGCGTGTCGCCGAGTTGGCGGTCGGGCAGCAGGAAGTAGGACCGGATCTTGATGTCCGGCACCGGGAACCGGACCTCGTTGGCCGGCTGTACGACCTCGTTCGGCTCGAGGGCGCCGTCCTTGCCCTCGGCCAGCGCGTCCTTCCAGATCTTGTAATAGCCGCTCAGGAGCTCGTGCTTGTTGTCGGCGGCCCAGCCCGTCGTGGCCCACTGCGTGTTGAACTGCTGCTGGACCCTGTCCTCGACGGCGGAGGCGCTGCCCTTCTCGAACGTCATGCCGGCGGCACCGAACCCGGTCGTCGGCACCGTGTCGCCATAGCCCATGTAGAAAAGGTCGTAGGACTCGTAGTTGAAGTAGCACTCCGTCGTGACCGCGCCCCCGCAGGCGCCGTTGTAGCCGAAGGCCGCAGCGTTCGCCTTCCCGATGCGGTTGATCCAGTCGACGTCCTCACTCGCGATCTCATGGTGGATCGGGTCGGCGTTCGGCGGGAAGAAGTACTGAGAGCCGCCCATCTCGTGGGCGTCCACGTAGACCTGCGGCGGATAGCCGCGCATCATCGCGACCTTGCCGTCGGTCTCCGGCTGCGACCGCGCGAACCAGTCGCGGTTCAGGTCGAAGCCGTAGTCGTTCGTCCGGCGGCCGGAGTCGCGGCCTTCGGGGTTCTGGGTCGGGACGATGACCGTGACGAGATCGTGGTTGCGCTTCGCGACGTCGCACGACAGTCCGCCGGCCAGCTCGTACAGCGTTTTGAGCGCGGCGTCGCCGCCGCTCTTCTCGCCGCCGTGGACGTTGCCCGTCACCCACACGATCGCCGGAGTGTCCCTGGCGATGCGCGCCGCCGCGGCCGGGCTCAGCCTGCGAGGGTCGCGCAGTTCCCGGATCTGCTCGGCGATCCTGTCGAGCCGCCCAGGACGTACCTGATCCTCATCCGACACGATCGCGTACGGCAGCGACTGTCCGGACGCGCTGTGCGCCATCGTGCCGGTGACCACCCGATCGGACGCCCTGCCCACGGCCTCGACGTACTTGCGGATCTCTTCCGTCGTGACCACACGCTGCTGGCCCTTACCGAGGGGAAAGCCGAAGAACTTCTCGGGACTCGGGACCGAGGAAAGGTGGCTGCCCGGGTCGGCGCTGCAGTTCTTCGGGGAGGCGGGGGCCGCGTCCGCGGCCGGGCCGACCATCGTCAGTGCGGAAACGGTCAATGTCAGCGCGGCGATGGCCGCCGATTTCCTGGGCCGGTGTTTCCGAGGGACTGGCTTGTTCGACCGCAATGGCACTCCTCGGTGGCGAGGTCGGGGCCCGCAGATCGTAATTGTCAGGTAAAGGGGGGGTCAATAACGTCTCCGCGCGACTCCATCGCGGCGGGCGTCACACCCGCGCTGGGGGTCGGCATAGGTTGGAGCCCCGCATACGCCCCGTAGACGGGCTACCGGACCGGCGCAGCGCTCTCACCCGATCGGAGAGTTCGATGATCGACTCGTTCCCGGACGCCGCCACGACCGGATCCCGATCCTGATGCCCGCACACGACGAGCCGTACGAGGTGACCCTCGCCTTCGGCGACAGCGGACTCCCGGTGCGGTTTCCCCGGTCACGTACGACCGTGATCGAGCCGCGGCGGATCGACGCGGCGGCCGACGTCGATGCGACGCTGCGCGGGGCCCTGCGCCGGCCGGTCGCCGGACCGGACCTGCGGTCCGTCGTGCGTCCCGGACAGACGGTCGCCATCTCGGTCTGTGACGCCACCCGCCCGCAGCCGAGAGAGCCGATGCTGAGGGCGATCCTCGCCGAGCTCGAGGGCGTCGTCCGTACGGACGACATCACCGTGCTGATCGCCACCGGAACCCACCGCGGCAACACGCCCGAGGAGATCCGGGCGATGTTCGGTGACGAGCTCGCCCGTACGCTGCGCATCGTCAACCAC
It encodes:
- a CDS encoding radical SAM protein, translated to MPAASEDDRGSRTRATTRWDAQRTDAVDVGTLPGLARLSSLVRSVRTPEFQGVTFHEILAKSALNHVPADARMLPGEWTINPYRGCTHACRYCFARPTHTRLELNIADDFDREIIVKVNIVEVLREELARKRKPPPRVAFGTNTDVYQRAEGRYALMPGIIDALAGFRVPFSILTKGTLIRRDLERLAAASAVTTVHLGMSISFMDERLQQSVEPGTATTAARLATLRAIREAGMEATVFLSPILPMLTDRPEQLDELVDAVVSAGATSVLYTPLYLSGGVKDVFFGWLRDEHPELMRDYGDLYSKGSETPRWYRDRLSDRIRPVIARYGLPDPDEAIEDKFALHGRRTTSEPSQPTLF
- a CDS encoding helix-turn-helix transcriptional regulator, encoding MSSEELAAFLRARRAALQPHEIGIGARPRRRTRGLRREDVAALAAMSADYYRRLEQARVAPPSPQILDAIARALRLTADECDYLYRVCDRRPPPRPAPSQDVAPALRQLVDGLGESPAMVVTALGETLVQNPAAIALLGDHSVHTGDARNSTYRWFTDPSSRSIHPPEEHEEEGRARIAELRARSVHLGDPRADRLIRTLLSQSAEFERLWQEQRTALCRSGTKTLVHPVIGTLDLQCQILENDGYGQLLVVFTAAPGSRAAGQLRELMAAHAGRAH
- a CDS encoding FAD-binding oxidoreductase translates to MTSETMLPGGAGGDPSSLRGLAGGGIHLPGDDEYDRARTTWALAVDLRPAAVAFPHDVQEVAAVVRAAAAAGLRVAPLGSGHNAHAFGDLSGSVLMRMSGMTGVEIDPDARRARVQAGELWPTIVEEAARHGLAALHGSSPDTGVIGYSLGGGVSWYARSLGLAANSVTAVELVTADGSLVRADARHEPELFWAVRGGGGANFGVVTAIEFTLHPIETAYAGMLVWDLRDAHRVLSRWAPWAAEAPDAVTTSYRHLRFPPIPEIPEPFRGRDLVVIDGAVLADDAEAERFLAPLRELSPEIDTFGRVPAASLMRLHMDPEQPTPGGGRSSLLDEFPQAAVDRLVEVAGADSGSSLFLGAELRQLGGALGRPHPGAGALAKLDGRYQLIAGGMMVGESAKQTIADCERVVDAMAPYSRGRQYLNFQEEPVDPSTGFDTSAWQELLRIRTAVDPDGLFQANHEIPHR
- a CDS encoding M14 family zinc carboxypeptidase translates to MTVSALTMVGPAADAAPASPKNCSADPGSHLSSVPSPEKFFGFPLGKGQQRVVTTEEIRKYVEAVGRASDRVVTGTMAHSASGQSLPYAIVSDEDQVRPGRLDRIAEQIRELRDPRRLSPAAAARIARDTPAIVWVTGNVHGGEKSGGDAALKTLYELAGGLSCDVAKRNHDLVTVIVPTQNPEGRDSGRRTNDYGFDLNRDWFARSQPETDGKVAMMRGYPPQVYVDAHEMGGSQYFFPPNADPIHHEIASEDVDWINRIGKANAAAFGYNGACGGAVTTECYFNYESYDLFYMGYGDTVPTTGFGAAGMTFEKGSASAVEDRVQQQFNTQWATTGWAADNKHELLSGYYKIWKDALAEGKDGALEPNEVVQPANEVRFPVPDIKIRSYFLLPDRQLGDTRRLVERLRGMDVEVYRLKKAVTVPNARIFGGRSAKGLKVPAGAYWIPMAQPQKHWIQALIGEDPYVPFPYFYDVSSWSNPLLSGVDTVYTGDRLTPKADRVGRIDGGIGVRAPAGGAYAYPLDSAAASELTFKLLGRGVALTRDLATGVVSLPARAISPGALDTLARPLGVTVDGRRRPASGVALRRPDVGLFAGTGISTTSGSYGEARYVLGSRWGLDLTPVTTADINDGTAAFTGRTVLLMPDGGSSNAGLTAQGLANLKAWVEKGGTYVGLRSEGTRVARTAGLTSTTEKAPPADYTVIGSHFRVDADTTSPVALGRPREDFQFNNSDPILTPTQTGTNVLRYPADDTFWSNGYTVGADALKGTAAVVDEPAGAGSAVLFAFDPLFRAYNEVGIHLVANALLAGAPVQKAVPATPGAGADSLRAAAAKAPVRADLGGEWRPITVQVAKADLARAETVIGRYTDTAKSAVAGDSAYITIPNPGGLSAHEHPFLRDMVRALHDTGVPLRSLVA